A region of Nostoc sp. 'Peltigera membranacea cyanobiont' N6 DNA encodes the following proteins:
- a CDS encoding RNA methyltransferase has product MGLAGLRIVLVEPAGPINIGAIARVMKNFGLYNLVLVNPQCDPLSTEALMMAVHAQEIIESAELVATLPEALHGCVRAIATTGRVRSLETPLENPRTALPWLLEEPEKPAALIFGREDRGLSNEELNYAQRFVGIPTSQDYVALNLATAVAICCYELSQCAPQSDIQTLPQTELAPLDVVEGYYQQLESLLLKIGYVYPHTAASRMGKFRQLYNRAHLKTGEVAMLRGILQQVEWALKNQRDGENL; this is encoded by the coding sequence ATGGGCTTGGCTGGATTAAGAATTGTGTTGGTAGAACCAGCTGGGCCGATAAATATCGGGGCGATCGCCAGAGTAATGAAAAATTTCGGGCTATATAATTTAGTATTAGTGAACCCCCAATGCGATCCGCTATCGACGGAAGCTTTGATGATGGCTGTTCATGCTCAGGAAATTATCGAATCTGCGGAATTAGTGGCGACCTTACCAGAAGCATTGCATGGATGTGTACGGGCGATCGCTACCACCGGTCGCGTTCGCAGTTTAGAAACACCTTTAGAAAATCCCCGCACTGCACTACCTTGGTTACTGGAGGAACCAGAAAAACCCGCAGCCCTGATTTTTGGCAGGGAAGACCGGGGATTAAGCAATGAAGAATTAAATTATGCCCAGAGGTTTGTTGGTATTCCCACAAGTCAAGATTATGTAGCCCTAAATTTGGCCACTGCCGTAGCAATCTGTTGTTATGAATTGTCACAATGCGCCCCGCAATCTGACATTCAGACCTTACCCCAAACTGAACTCGCTCCCTTAGATGTTGTAGAAGGATACTACCAGCAATTAGAATCACTATTACTGAAAATTGGTTATGTATATCCCCATACGGCAGCTAGTCGCATGGGAAAATTTCGCCAACTATATAATCGCGCTCACCTGAAAACTGGGGAAGTAGCAATGCTCCGAGGAATTTTACAGCAGGTAGAATGGGCCCTGAAAAACCAAAGGGATGGTGAAAACTTGTAA
- a CDS encoding penicillin acylase family protein, translating into MPQPAKIKSFRKRWFPQIITRTLIVLLVLGLLLAGFATSIVRQSFAQESGTIQLPELKAEVTVQRDKWGIPQIYAANSHDLFMAQGYIHAQDRFWQMDFWRHIGSGRLSEMFGSSQVDTDRYLRTMGWARVAQQEIKEINAEMKAYLEAYSDGVNAYLKEHQGSALSLEYAVLKFLNPGYKPEPWQILHSLTWGKVMAYDLGTNFQSEVERAILLKTLTPAQVEELYPPYPQDLPAILPEFQKEKTGEDENSDDPPFTAFDIEEVMQAITKPMMALEQLIGPTGIGIGSNNWVISGDRTDTGKPILANDPHLGVQIPSIWYEVGLHCISKSAECPYNVTGFSFAGMIGVIIGHSDRIAWGVTNVLSDVMDLYIEKINPNNPNQYEVNGKWVDMKLLQETIQIAGSQPIVQTVRYTRHGPILSDVSPNLKEFQPSQPLEIPQNYAVALRWTALEPSKLADAIPQINRAQNWQEFRTAARNYDVPAQNLVYADIDGNIGYQMPGKFPIRAKGKGRYPVPGWTDAYEWQGYIDFEKLPKSFNPSQGYIATANNLVMRKYPYLITADWVYGYRAKRIVEMISQQTEPISVEDVQQIQGDDRNLNAQILVPLLQSIAVETPHLQAAQKLLQDWNLQLGMTSPAAALFEVFWKHLLADTFHDRLPERYFPNGGDRWYAVVANLVKQPNSSWWDNRNTPKVENRDEILRQSFTEAVDELERVQSKDPKNWNWGKLHTVTFRNATLGKSGVAPIEALFNRGAFATAGNGETVNANRWRANKSFEVTDIPSLRMIVDLGNLDNSVAIHTPGQSGHAFHNHYYDMVDSWRKIEYHPMLWEQKKVTASTAATLKLVPKLGV; encoded by the coding sequence ATGCCACAGCCAGCCAAAATAAAAAGCTTCAGGAAACGTTGGTTTCCTCAGATTATCACAAGAACTTTGATTGTGCTGTTAGTGCTGGGGCTATTGTTAGCGGGATTCGCCACATCCATTGTGCGTCAATCTTTTGCTCAAGAGAGTGGCACAATTCAACTACCTGAACTCAAAGCGGAAGTAACCGTCCAGCGCGATAAATGGGGAATTCCCCAGATTTATGCTGCCAACTCCCACGATTTATTTATGGCGCAAGGTTATATCCACGCCCAAGACCGTTTTTGGCAAATGGATTTTTGGCGACATATCGGTTCTGGGCGGCTATCAGAAATGTTTGGTTCTTCTCAGGTTGACACTGACAGATATCTGCGGACAATGGGTTGGGCAAGGGTGGCGCAGCAAGAAATTAAAGAAATTAATGCAGAGATGAAGGCATATCTAGAAGCATACTCGGATGGTGTCAATGCCTATCTAAAGGAGCATCAAGGCAGCGCTCTCAGTCTAGAATACGCTGTGCTAAAATTCCTCAATCCTGGGTATAAGCCAGAACCTTGGCAAATATTGCATTCCCTGACTTGGGGGAAAGTGATGGCTTACGATTTGGGTACAAATTTCCAGAGTGAGGTTGAACGTGCCATCCTGCTCAAAACCCTTACTCCCGCGCAAGTCGAAGAACTTTATCCGCCATATCCTCAAGATTTGCCAGCGATTTTACCTGAGTTCCAAAAAGAGAAAACAGGAGAGGATGAAAATTCTGACGATCCGCCATTTACCGCCTTTGATATTGAGGAGGTAATGCAGGCAATTACCAAGCCGATGATGGCTTTGGAACAACTTATCGGGCCAACGGGAATAGGCATTGGTTCCAATAACTGGGTAATATCTGGCGATCGCACAGATACAGGTAAGCCAATTTTAGCAAACGATCCCCACTTAGGTGTGCAAATACCCTCTATTTGGTATGAGGTTGGTTTGCATTGTATATCTAAGAGTGCAGAATGTCCTTACAACGTTACTGGCTTTTCCTTTGCGGGAATGATTGGGGTGATTATCGGTCATAGCGATCGCATTGCTTGGGGTGTAACTAATGTACTATCTGATGTAATGGATTTATACATTGAGAAAATCAATCCCAACAACCCCAATCAGTATGAGGTAAATGGCAAATGGGTTGACATGAAACTCCTGCAAGAGACGATTCAAATAGCCGGAAGTCAGCCAATTGTCCAAACGGTTCGCTATACCCGACACGGGCCGATTCTCTCTGATGTTTCGCCCAATCTGAAGGAGTTCCAACCAAGTCAGCCGTTAGAAATACCCCAAAACTACGCCGTAGCCCTGCGCTGGACAGCCCTAGAACCTTCTAAACTAGCGGATGCCATTCCCCAAATAAATCGCGCCCAAAACTGGCAAGAATTCCGCACTGCTGCGAGAAATTATGATGTCCCGGCTCAAAATTTGGTCTACGCCGATATTGATGGCAATATTGGCTACCAAATGCCTGGTAAATTCCCCATCCGTGCCAAGGGAAAGGGGCGTTATCCCGTTCCCGGTTGGACGGATGCTTATGAATGGCAAGGCTATATTGACTTTGAGAAGTTACCCAAAAGTTTCAATCCATCTCAAGGTTATATTGCTACTGCTAATAATTTAGTTATGCGTAAATATCCTTACTTAATTACCGCAGACTGGGTTTATGGCTATCGGGCGAAGCGCATCGTTGAGATGATTTCACAACAAACGGAACCGATTTCTGTGGAAGATGTGCAGCAAATACAAGGTGACGATCGCAATCTCAATGCCCAAATATTAGTACCGCTACTGCAATCGATCGCTGTTGAGACTCCCCACTTGCAAGCAGCCCAAAAACTTCTCCAAGATTGGAATTTGCAATTGGGAATGACATCGCCTGCTGCTGCCTTGTTTGAAGTATTCTGGAAACACTTGCTAGCAGATACGTTTCACGATCGGTTGCCTGAGAGATATTTTCCCAATGGGGGCGATCGCTGGTATGCTGTGGTAGCAAATTTGGTAAAACAGCCTAATAGTTCTTGGTGGGATAATCGCAACACCCCAAAAGTTGAGAACCGCGACGAAATTTTGCGGCAATCCTTTACGGAAGCTGTGGATGAACTAGAACGGGTTCAAAGCAAAGATCCGAAAAACTGGAATTGGGGCAAACTACATACTGTTACTTTTCGGAATGCCACATTGGGTAAATCTGGGGTTGCACCGATTGAAGCTTTATTTAATCGTGGTGCATTTGCCACGGCTGGTAACGGCGAAACAGTGAATGCTAACCGATGGAGAGCAAATAAATCTTTTGAGGTGACAGATATTCCTTCTCTGCGGATGATTGTAGATTTGGGAAATTTGGATAACTCAGTCGCGATTCATACACCCGGACAATCAGGACATGCTTTCCATAACCACTACTACGATATGGTGGACTCTTGGCGCAAGATTGAATACCACCCTATGTTGTGGGAGCAAAAGAAGGTTACTGCTAGTACTGCTGCGACATTGAAGTTAGTTCCAAAATTGGGAGTGTAA
- a CDS encoding class I SAM-dependent methyltransferase, protein MNIQEAFNSAAGDYDNLRRILIPCFDDFYKTAVEIIPGDWTAPLKVLDLGAGTGLYSGMVQSVFPNAEFTLLDLAPEMLEKAKFRFSKMGKSPKILIGDYIETDLGDSYDLIISALSIHHLSDFDKELLYQRIYDVLKPGGIFVNADQVLGKTADLEELYRQHWLDSIRANGISEEDLKAAQKRMEYDRMATLDIQLRWLEAAGFQNVDCWYKNFSFAVFGGYRPTI, encoded by the coding sequence ATGAATATTCAAGAAGCTTTTAATTCTGCCGCCGGAGATTATGATAACTTACGTCGGATTCTAATTCCCTGTTTTGATGACTTTTATAAAACAGCCGTTGAAATCATCCCAGGCGATTGGACTGCACCGCTTAAAGTTCTAGATTTGGGTGCTGGTACTGGACTTTACTCAGGTATGGTTCAGTCAGTCTTCCCCAATGCAGAGTTCACCTTACTAGACTTAGCCCCTGAGATGCTAGAGAAAGCTAAGTTTAGATTTAGCAAAATGGGTAAATCTCCCAAAATCTTAATTGGTGACTACATTGAGACCGATTTGGGTGATTCTTACGACCTTATCATCTCTGCCTTATCGATTCACCATCTTTCTGATTTCGACAAAGAACTTCTTTATCAACGGATTTATGATGTCCTAAAACCTGGTGGAATATTTGTCAATGCCGACCAAGTTCTCGGCAAAACTGCTGATTTAGAAGAACTTTATCGCCAACACTGGTTAGACTCTATCCGCGCTAACGGTATATCAGAAGAGGATCTGAAAGCTGCACAAAAACGCATGGAATACGATCGCATGGCAACTCTTGATATTCAACTTCGCTGGCTAGAAGCGGCTGGATTCCAAAATGTGGATTGCTGGTATAAAAATTTTAGCTTTGCTGTTTTCGGTGGTTATCGACCAACTATTTAA
- a CDS encoding low molecular weight protein tyrosine phosphatase family protein has product MKNLLFICSQNKLRSPTAEVVFSEYEGFETESAGLDRYAQVPLSTEAIQWADTIFVMEKSHKSKLSKNFQPFLKDKKIICLDIPDDYEYMEPALIELLKQKVLPILKIKQ; this is encoded by the coding sequence ATGAAAAATCTTTTATTTATCTGTAGCCAGAATAAACTGCGAAGCCCCACCGCCGAGGTTGTGTTTTCTGAATATGAAGGATTTGAAACAGAGTCGGCAGGTTTAGATCGCTATGCTCAAGTACCATTATCAACAGAAGCTATTCAATGGGCTGATACGATCTTTGTGATGGAAAAATCCCATAAAAGCAAGCTATCAAAAAATTTTCAGCCATTTCTTAAAGATAAAAAAATCATTTGTTTAGATATACCTGATGACTATGAGTATATGGAACCAGCTTTAATTGAGTTGTTAAAACAGAAAGTTCTACCAATATTAAAAATTAAACAATGA
- the secA gene encoding preprotein translocase subunit SecA — translation MLKLLLGDPNARKLKKYQPSVTEINLLEEEIKVLSDDQLKGKTVEFKQRLAKGEALDDLLPEAYAVVREAGRRVLGLRHFDVQLLGGIILHVGQIAEMKTGEGKTLVATLPSYLNALTGKGVHVITVNDYLARRDAEWMGQVHRFLGLSVGLIQSSMTPSERQKNYDCDITYVTNSEVGFDYLRDNMATSMADVVQRPFNYCVIDEVDSILVDEARTPLIISGQVERPTEKYLQAAEIAFALKKDEHYDVDEKARNVLLTDEGFAESENLLGVTDLFDPEDPWAHFVFNAIKAKELFLKDVNYIVRNGEVVIVDEFTGRVLPGRRWSDGLHQAIEAKEHEEIQPETQTLATITYQNMFLLYPKLGGMTGTAKTEEPEFEKIYKLEVAVIPTNQTRRREDLSDMVFKTEAGKWGAIAKECAEMHQLGRPVLVGTTSVEKSELLSRLLKQLEIPHELLNARPENVEREAEIVAQAGRKGAVTIATNMAGRGTDIILGGNSEYMARLKLREYFMPRIVMPEDEDNFGVQRPAGLPTGHGGGQGFVPGKKVKTWRASPEIFPTQLTKETEKLLKDAVEIAVREYGDRSLPELEAEDKVAIAAEKAPIDDAVILKLREAYKRIKQEYEQFTTREHDDVVGIGGLHVIGTERHESRRIDNQLRGRAGRQGDPGTTRFFLSLEDNLLRIFGGERVAGLMQAFNVEEDMPIESGMLTRSLEGAQKKVETYYYDIRKQVFEYDEVMNNQRRAIYAERRRVLEGQDLKEQVIKYAEKTMDDIVDYYINIDLPSEEWELEKLVEKVKEFVYLLADLQPNQLEDMSVSEIKAFLHEQVRIAYDLKEAQIDQVQPGLMRQAERFFILQRIDTLWREHLQQMDALRESVGLRGYGQKDPLIEYKSEGYELFLDMMVNIRRDVVYSLFMFQPQPQQMMQASSEMV, via the coding sequence ATGTTAAAACTTTTGTTGGGCGACCCCAACGCTCGTAAGCTTAAAAAATACCAGCCTTCTGTTACTGAAATTAACCTTTTAGAGGAAGAAATTAAGGTTCTTTCCGACGATCAGTTAAAAGGTAAAACTGTCGAATTTAAACAACGACTCGCCAAAGGCGAAGCCCTGGATGACCTATTGCCAGAAGCTTATGCCGTTGTTCGGGAAGCAGGACGGCGAGTCTTAGGCTTGCGGCACTTTGATGTCCAACTGCTTGGCGGTATCATTTTGCACGTAGGGCAAATTGCCGAAATGAAAACTGGTGAGGGTAAAACACTTGTAGCAACCTTGCCGAGTTATTTAAATGCCCTAACTGGTAAAGGCGTACACGTCATCACTGTGAACGATTACCTGGCTCGTCGGGATGCTGAATGGATGGGGCAGGTGCATCGGTTTTTGGGGCTGAGTGTGGGGCTAATCCAGTCAAGCATGACTCCCAGCGAACGCCAGAAAAACTACGATTGCGATATCACTTATGTCACCAACAGCGAAGTCGGTTTCGACTACCTGCGGGATAACATGGCGACATCAATGGCAGATGTGGTGCAACGCCCATTCAATTATTGCGTGATTGACGAGGTTGACTCGATTTTAGTTGATGAGGCGCGGACACCTCTGATTATTTCTGGGCAAGTGGAAAGACCTACAGAAAAGTATCTGCAAGCGGCTGAAATCGCATTTGCACTCAAAAAAGACGAGCATTATGATGTAGATGAAAAAGCTCGTAACGTGCTATTGACAGATGAAGGCTTTGCTGAATCGGAAAATCTTTTGGGAGTCACAGATTTATTTGACCCCGAAGATCCTTGGGCGCACTTCGTTTTCAATGCGATTAAAGCCAAAGAACTTTTCCTCAAGGACGTAAATTACATCGTCCGCAATGGGGAAGTGGTGATTGTGGATGAATTTACCGGCCGGGTGCTACCCGGCCGGCGCTGGAGTGATGGATTACACCAGGCTATTGAAGCCAAAGAACACGAAGAGATTCAGCCAGAAACTCAAACTCTAGCGACAATTACTTATCAAAATATGTTCTTGCTGTATCCAAAATTGGGTGGAATGACGGGAACGGCAAAAACGGAAGAACCAGAATTTGAAAAAATTTACAAACTAGAAGTTGCGGTAATTCCCACCAACCAAACCAGAAGACGTGAAGACTTATCTGATATGGTCTTTAAGACAGAAGCTGGCAAGTGGGGGGCGATCGCTAAAGAATGTGCCGAAATGCACCAACTCGGCAGACCTGTATTAGTGGGAACCACTAGCGTCGAAAAATCCGAACTTCTCAGCCGACTGCTGAAGCAACTGGAAATTCCCCACGAATTGCTCAACGCCCGACCGGAAAACGTCGAGCGGGAAGCGGAAATCGTCGCCCAAGCTGGACGCAAAGGTGCTGTTACCATTGCTACTAACATGGCTGGTAGAGGTACAGACATCATCTTGGGTGGGAACTCCGAATACATGGCACGTCTGAAGCTGCGGGAATACTTCATGCCCCGTATCGTTATGCCAGAAGATGAAGATAACTTTGGCGTTCAAAGACCAGCCGGATTGCCTACAGGACACGGTGGTGGTCAAGGCTTTGTCCCTGGCAAAAAAGTTAAAACTTGGCGGGCTTCACCAGAAATTTTCCCCACCCAATTGACAAAAGAGACAGAAAAACTACTGAAAGATGCAGTAGAAATTGCAGTCCGTGAGTATGGCGATCGCAGTTTACCGGAATTGGAAGCAGAAGACAAGGTAGCTATAGCCGCAGAAAAAGCTCCCATAGACGATGCAGTGATTCTTAAATTACGGGAAGCTTACAAGCGGATTAAGCAGGAATACGAACAATTTACTACCCGCGAACATGATGATGTAGTGGGAATCGGTGGTTTGCACGTAATTGGTACAGAACGCCACGAATCGCGGCGGATTGACAACCAGTTACGGGGACGTGCAGGTAGACAAGGCGACCCTGGAACTACGAGATTCTTCCTCAGTTTAGAGGATAACCTACTGCGGATTTTTGGTGGCGAACGTGTTGCTGGGTTAATGCAAGCCTTCAACGTAGAAGAAGATATGCCCATCGAATCGGGGATGCTTACCCGCAGTTTGGAAGGCGCACAGAAAAAAGTAGAAACCTACTACTACGACATCCGTAAGCAGGTGTTTGAGTATGACGAGGTGATGAACAATCAACGTCGTGCTATTTACGCCGAACGCCGGCGGGTGTTAGAAGGTCAAGATTTGAAAGAACAGGTAATCAAGTACGCTGAAAAAACGATGGACGACATCGTAGATTACTACATCAACATAGACTTACCCTCGGAAGAGTGGGAGTTAGAAAAGTTGGTTGAGAAAGTCAAAGAATTTGTCTATCTGCTAGCAGACTTGCAGCCAAATCAATTAGAAGATATGTCAGTCAGCGAGATTAAAGCCTTCCTCCACGAACAGGTGCGAATTGCTTACGATCTCAAAGAAGCGCAGATTGACCAAGTTCAACCCGGACTGATGCGCCAAGCCGAACGCTTCTTTATTTTGCAACGCATTGATACCCTGTGGCGGGAACACCTGCAACAAATGGATGCCTTGCGCGAATCGGTAGGATTGCGTGGTTACGGTCAAAAAGACCCGCTAATTGAGTATAAGAGCGAGGGTTACGAACTCTTCTTGGATATGATGGTCAACATTCGCCGAGATGTGGTTTATTCGTTGTTTATGTTCCAGCCTCAGCCGCAGCAGATGATGCAGGCTTCGTCTGAGATGGTGTAA
- a CDS encoding cytochrome C, which produces MSIFIKRKTRDRQTPQQSAERQFKRQFFGLLLVIVTWSLAMGWLLALATNAQSATPPAEIGTVDVVPAQYQLGQELYLENCSTCHIALPPAVLPTQTWKNLLQDSQHYGAQLKPLVDPPRILVWKYLLTFSRVQLDDEETPYRVNNSRYFKALHPGVKLPRPVQVGSCVSCHPSASDYNFRRLSAEWK; this is translated from the coding sequence ATGTCAATTTTTATTAAGCGCAAAACCCGCGATCGCCAAACGCCACAGCAAAGTGCCGAACGCCAATTCAAACGCCAATTTTTCGGTTTACTTTTGGTAATTGTTACGTGGAGCCTAGCTATGGGTTGGCTTCTAGCCTTAGCAACTAATGCCCAAAGTGCTACACCCCCCGCCGAAATTGGCACGGTTGACGTAGTACCTGCCCAGTACCAACTGGGGCAAGAACTGTACTTAGAAAACTGCTCTACCTGCCACATTGCCTTACCACCAGCCGTTTTACCCACCCAAACTTGGAAAAATCTCCTGCAAGACTCGCAGCATTACGGCGCACAATTAAAGCCTCTAGTCGATCCGCCGCGCATTTTGGTGTGGAAATATCTTTTGACTTTCTCCCGCGTTCAGCTAGACGATGAAGAAACACCCTATCGCGTCAATAACTCGCGTTATTTCAAAGCTTTGCATCCAGGAGTGAAGTTACCACGTCCCGTCCAGGTTGGTAGCTGTGTCAGTTGTCATCCCAGTGCTAGTGACTACAATTTCCGCCGCCTGTCAGCAGAATGGAAGTGA
- a CDS encoding AAA family ATPase gives MREKIDALTQNLALTIVGKAEAIRLVLVALLGGGHALLEDVPGVGKTLLAKSLARSLDGKFQRLQCTPDLLPTDITGTNIWNPKSGEFTFLAGPVFANILLTDEINRATPRTQSALLEVMEEHQVTVDGVSRPVPQPFFVIATQNPIEYQGTFPLPEAQMDRFMLSLSLGYPSETEELLMLQNLQNGVKVADLQPCITLAEVQELRYLCSQVKVATSLQQYILELVRATRQDEEIALGVSPRGTLALQRAAQALAFLLGRDYAIPDDVKFLVPHVLCHRLIPRGGRNARTVVERLLRSVSIP, from the coding sequence ATGAGAGAAAAAATTGACGCTTTAACCCAAAATCTGGCTCTTACTATTGTTGGTAAAGCAGAGGCAATACGCTTAGTGCTAGTAGCTTTGCTAGGTGGTGGTCATGCCCTCCTAGAAGATGTCCCTGGTGTTGGTAAAACTCTGCTTGCTAAATCCTTAGCTCGTTCGCTGGATGGCAAGTTTCAACGACTACAATGTACCCCCGATTTACTACCAACTGATATTACTGGCACCAATATCTGGAACCCAAAAAGCGGCGAATTTACTTTTCTTGCCGGGCCAGTCTTTGCCAATATCCTCCTAACTGACGAAATTAACCGCGCTACACCCCGCACTCAGTCAGCTTTGCTCGAAGTGATGGAAGAACATCAGGTAACAGTCGATGGTGTCTCTCGTCCAGTTCCCCAGCCGTTTTTTGTCATTGCCACTCAAAACCCTATTGAGTATCAAGGTACTTTTCCTTTGCCGGAAGCGCAAATGGATCGGTTCATGTTGTCGCTGAGTTTGGGTTATCCTTCGGAGACAGAAGAACTCCTGATGCTGCAAAATCTCCAAAATGGTGTGAAGGTTGCTGATTTGCAGCCTTGTATTACCTTGGCAGAAGTACAGGAATTGCGTTACCTCTGCTCTCAAGTAAAAGTCGCAACTTCCTTGCAACAGTACATCCTCGAATTGGTGCGAGCAACACGCCAAGATGAGGAAATCGCCCTTGGTGTCAGTCCGCGTGGTACATTAGCATTACAACGGGCGGCCCAAGCGCTAGCTTTTCTATTAGGGCGTGATTATGCTATTCCCGATGATGTAAAATTTCTCGTCCCTCACGTTCTTTGCCATCGCCTGATTCCTAGAGGAGGAAGGAATGCAAGAACTGTTGTTGAGCGATTATTGCGATCGGTTTCTATTCCTTAA
- a CDS encoding bifunctional riboflavin kinase/FAD synthetase encodes MLNLSQNGCSVWVASSSVGLLTPTAVALGKFDGVHLGHQRVIQPVLHAGDRLSVASSPQSQENQQLANQEYTYSTVVTFDPHPQEFFTGQPRTLLTPLDEKVQQLRSLGVEQLVLLPFDKELSALTPEEFVQKILVQQLQCQRISIGQDFCFGEKRSGTAKDLQLIAAKHNIPVTIVPLQTYTGESPTESSCLSTTPTQDARISTSLIRQTLEQGDIENANLLLGRPYTLFGVVVQGQQLGRTIGFPTANLQLPKEKFLPRQGVYAVRVFTLSETSDALSSESLGVMNIGNRPTVNGTYSSAEVHLFDWSGDLYGKKLAVELVKFLRPEQKFPSLEALKTQIQLDCVVAKEVLSAEWEQ; translated from the coding sequence GTGCTAAATTTGTCTCAAAATGGGTGTTCTGTGTGGGTTGCTTCTTCAAGCGTTGGGCTGCTAACGCCGACTGCTGTTGCCCTTGGCAAGTTTGATGGTGTTCATCTTGGTCATCAAAGGGTAATTCAACCAGTCTTGCACGCTGGCGATCGCTTGTCAGTAGCCAGTAGTCCCCAGTCACAGGAAAATCAACAACTAGCGAATCAAGAATATACCTACTCAACAGTTGTCACCTTTGACCCCCATCCACAGGAGTTTTTCACGGGGCAACCCCGGACTTTGTTAACACCACTGGATGAAAAAGTCCAACAATTGCGATCGCTTGGGGTAGAACAACTGGTACTACTACCCTTTGACAAAGAATTATCTGCGTTGACCCCTGAAGAATTCGTCCAAAAAATTCTCGTGCAACAACTGCAATGCCAGCGAATTAGCATCGGGCAGGATTTTTGTTTTGGCGAAAAGCGCAGTGGTACTGCTAAAGATTTGCAACTAATCGCCGCCAAACACAATATCCCCGTTACCATCGTTCCCTTACAAACTTATACAGGTGAATCGCCCACAGAAAGTAGCTGCCTCAGTACTACTCCGACTCAAGATGCCCGCATTAGCACTTCATTGATTCGTCAAACCCTTGAGCAGGGGGACATCGAAAACGCAAATCTACTACTAGGTCGTCCCTACACTCTCTTTGGTGTTGTCGTTCAAGGTCAACAATTGGGCAGAACCATTGGCTTTCCCACCGCCAATCTCCAACTACCAAAAGAAAAGTTTTTGCCCCGCCAAGGAGTTTACGCTGTCCGCGTTTTTACTCTCAGTGAAACATCAGATGCTCTTTCTAGCGAGAGCTTGGGCGTAATGAACATCGGCAACCGCCCAACTGTAAATGGTACTTATTCATCTGCGGAAGTACATTTATTCGATTGGTCTGGTGATTTGTATGGCAAAAAACTGGCTGTAGAACTAGTTAAATTTTTGCGCCCCGAACAAAAATTTCCTTCTCTAGAAGCCCTGAAAACACAAATTCAACTTGACTGCGTTGTTGCAAAAGAAGTTTTGAGTGCTGAGTGGGAACAATAG
- a CDS encoding MBL fold metallo-hydrolase: protein MSRIENQFTVQFWGVRGSIPSPGPHTVRYGGNTPCISMQAGDKRLVFDAGTGLHVLGQSLLRQMPLEAHIFFTHSHWDHMQGFPFFSPGFVKGNDFHIYGAIAPDGSTIEQRLNDQMLHPNFPVPLQIMQANLNFYDIRPGQPIHIDDLTIETAPLNHPGEAVGYRVNWRGGAATYITDTEHFPDRLDDNVLWLARNADILIYDSTYTDEEYHSPKSPKIGWGHSTWQEAVKVAQAANVKTLVIYHHDPAHDDDFLDGVGKQAAAKFPGAIMAREGLVLQIATSVALSESFPVSKFST, encoded by the coding sequence ATGTCTAGGATAGAGAACCAATTTACCGTACAATTTTGGGGCGTTCGCGGCAGCATCCCCAGTCCAGGGCCACACACTGTTCGTTACGGCGGTAATACCCCTTGCATATCAATGCAAGCGGGCGATAAACGCTTAGTTTTCGATGCTGGCACGGGACTACATGTTTTGGGGCAATCTTTGTTGCGCCAGATGCCGTTAGAAGCTCATATATTTTTTACCCATTCTCACTGGGATCACATGCAGGGTTTTCCCTTCTTTAGCCCAGGTTTTGTGAAGGGAAATGACTTTCATATCTACGGCGCGATCGCACCTGATGGTTCTACTATAGAACAGCGCCTCAACGATCAAATGTTGCACCCGAACTTTCCCGTACCCTTGCAGATTATGCAAGCTAATTTAAATTTCTACGATATTCGACCAGGGCAACCAATCCACATCGATGACCTTACCATAGAAACAGCACCTTTAAACCATCCAGGTGAAGCCGTAGGATACCGCGTCAACTGGCGTGGTGGTGCTGCTACTTATATCACCGATACCGAACATTTTCCCGATCGACTCGATGACAATGTGCTGTGGTTAGCTCGGAATGCGGATATTCTAATTTACGATTCCACCTACACAGACGAAGAATATCATTCTCCAAAATCCCCCAAAATTGGCTGGGGACATTCTACTTGGCAAGAAGCTGTGAAAGTGGCACAAGCTGCTAATGTCAAAACTCTGGTGATTTACCATCATGACCCAGCACACGATGATGACTTTTTAGATGGTGTAGGGAAACAAGCAGCTGCGAAATTTCCTGGAGCGATCATGGCACGAGAAGGATTGGTACTTCAAATTGCCACCTCAGTAGCCTTATCAGAATCTTTTCCTGTTAGTAAGTTTTCTACTTAA